GGACATGTTTTGTTGTCGACAGGACGTGTGTTGTTATTGTTCACAGGGCacgtgttgttgttgacaggacCTGTGTTGTTGTTGGCATGACTTTGGTTGTTGTTGACAGGACGTGTGTTGTTATTGTTGAcaggatgtgtgttgttgttgacatgatGTGTGCTGTTGTTGACAGAacgtgtgttgttgttgacatgatgtgtgttgttgttgtcaggacgtgtgttgttgttgacaggtcGTGTGTTGTTGCTGACAGGACATGTGTTGTAATTGTTGACAGGGTGTGCTGATGTTGAcaggatgtgtgttgttgttgacaggtcATGTATTGTTGTTGAcaggatgtgtgttgttgttgacaagATGGGTGTGATGTTATTGTTGACAGGATGTGTTGTTGCTGAcaggatgtgtgttgttgttgacagggtGTGTTGATGTTGACAAGACATGTTGTTGACAGGacgtgtgttgttgttgacagggtGTGTTGATGTTGACAGGACGTGTGTTGTTGTTAACAGGACGTGTGTTGTTATTGTTGACAGGgcgtgtgttgttgttgacaggacaTGTTTTGTTGTTGACAGGACATGGGTTGTTGTTGACAGGACATGTGTTGTTATTGTTGACAGGAGGTGTGTTGTTATTGTTGAcaggatgtgtgttgttgttgacatgacGTGGGTTGTTGTTGACAGGACGTGTGTTGTTATTGTTGAcaggatgtgtgttgttgttgacaggatgtgtgttgttgttgacagggtgtgttgtttttgttgacAGGATATGTGCTGGTGTTGACAGGCCGTGTGTTGTTGACAGGACATGTGTTGATGTTGACAGGACATGTTTTGTTGTCGACAGGGCGCGTTTTGTTGTCGACAGGGCGcgtgttgttgttgacaggacCTGTGTTGTTGTTGGCATGACTTTGGTTGTTGTTGACAGGACATGGGTTGTTGTTGACATGACGTGGGTTGTTGTTGAcaggatgtgtgttgttgttgttgacaggatgtgtgttgttgttgacaggacgtgtgttgttgttgacaggacgTGTGCTGGTGTTGACaggttgtgtgttgttgttgacagggtgtgttgttgttgacagggtgtgttgttgttgacagggtatgttgttgttgacaggGAATGTTGTTGTTGACCAGTTTTGTGTTGCTATTGTTTACAGGATGTGTGTTGTTGACAGGACATGTGTTGTTTTTGACAGGacatgtgttgttgttgacaggatgtgtgttgttattgttgaCAGGacatgtgttgttgttgacaggatGTGTGTAGTTATTGTTGACAGGACaagtgttgttgttgacaggacTTGACTTGTTTTGCTATTGTGACAGGacgtgtgttgttgttgacaggacccatgttgttgttgtttacaggacatgtgttgttgttgacagtgtgtgttgttgttgacagggtgtgttgttgttgacagggaATGTTGTTGTTGACAGGTTTTGTGTTGCTATTGTTTACAGGAGGTGTGTTGTTGACAGGacatgtgttgttgttgacaggacatgtgtttgttgttgacaggacccatgttgttgttgtttacaggacatgtgttgttgttgacaggatGTGTGTTTTTGACAGGacatgtgttgttgttgacaggacgTGTATTGTTGTTGACAGgacgtttgttgttgttgacaggttGCTTTGTTGTTGACagggtgtgttgttgttgacaggacgtgtgttgttgtttacaggccaagtgttgttgttgacaggtcTTGTGTTGTTATTGTTTACAGGACGTGTATTGTTGTTGACAGAacgtgtgttgttgttgacagggtgtgttggggttgacagggtgtgttgttgttgacagggtatgttgttgttgacaggtCTTGCGTTGCTATTGTTTACAGGATGTGTGTTGTTGACAGgacatgtgttgttgtttacaggatgtgtgttgttgttgacaggatttgtgttgttgacaggacatgtgttgttgttgacaggatGTGTATTGTTGTTGACAGGacgtgtgttgttgttgacaggttGCTTTGTTGTTGACagggtgtgttgttgttgacaggacgtgtgttgttgtttacaggctgtgtgttgttgttgacaggtcTTGTGTTGTAATTGTTTACAGAACGTGTATTGTTGTTGACAGGacgtgtgttgttgttgacagggtgtgttggggttgacagggtgtgttgttgttgacagggtatgttgttgttgacaggtCTTGCGTTGCTATTGTTTACAGGATGTGTGTTGTTGACAGGacatgtgttgttgttgacaggacgAGTTTTGTTGTTGACATGACGTGTATTGTTGTTGACATGtcgtgtgttgttgttgacatgacgtgtgttgttgttgacatgacgtgtgttgttgttgacaggacgtgtgttgttgttgacatgacgtgtgttgttgttgacatgacgtgtgttgttgttgacatgacgtgtgttgttgttgacatgacgtgtgttgttgttgacaggacgtgtgttgttgttgacaggacgtgtgttgttgttgacaggacgtgtgttgttgtttacatgacgtgtgttgttgttgacaggacgtgtgttgttgttgacatgacgagtgttgttgttgacatgacgtgtgttgttgttgacaggacatgtgttgttgttgacaggacgAGTTTTGTTGTTGACATGACGTGTATTGTTGTTGACATGtcgtgtgttgttgttgacatgacgtgtgttgttgttgacatgacgtgtgttgttgttgacatgacgtgtgttgttgttgacatgacGTGTGTTTTTGTTGACATGacgtgtgttgttgttgacatgacgtgtgttgttgttgacatgacgtgtgttgttgttgacaggacgtgtgttgttgttgacaggacgtgtgttgttgttgacaggacgtgtgttgttgtttacatgacgtgtgttgttgttgacaggacgtgtgttgttgttgacatgacgagtgttgttgttgacatgacgtgtgttgttgttgacatgacGTGTGTTTGTTGTTGACAGGACGTGTGCCCATGAGGTCGTTGCTGTTGGTGCTCCTGCTCATTGGCATCCAGGCTGTACTGAACATGGAAGGGGCCCTGGGCCCGGTGGCTGCCAACCACAGTACAGAACACCACACAGCAGCCAATGGCAGAGCAGAACAGCACACAGCAGCCAATGGCAGAACAGAACACCACACAGCAGCCAATGGCAGAGCAGAACTACAGAGGACGGCCCGACTGTCAGTGTCACCTCAGCAGGAGCAGCCAGCAGCAGACAGGGATACTCAGCAGAGACCCAGCCGGACCAGACAGGCCCACAGACCAGCCTCTCTACCCCAGGACAGGAGTTCTTCCCTGGGCCATTCTGAGACagactcctcctcttccccctccatccCTGAGGTGGACCCCAAACTGTTCAGCAAGCGGAAGTACCGCACCTCATCACGCGTCGTCTTCAGCGACGTACCCCCCTCTCACCACACCCtggggggggagacaggggatgAGGAGGAAGGGGTGATGGGTGGGGGAGTGAGGGTGAGGCGGAGAGCGGGGGGGCAGCCCATGCACAGGGGGGAGTACTCCGTGTGCGACAGCATCAGCGTGTGGTTGGGGAACCTGACCAAGGCCACAGACATCGCCGGCAACGAGGTGGAGGTTCTGCCAGAGGTGAAGATAGACAACGTCCGCAAGAGACAGTTCTTCTACGAGACCACCTGCCGCGTGGCCACACCCCCGGGGGGCGGAGCTGGGGCTGGGGGAGGGGCCAGTGGAGGCATTTCTAAAGCAGGGTGCCGCGGCATCGACAGCCGTCACTGGAACTCGTactgcaccaacacacacacgtacgtgcGCGCGCTCACCAAGTTCAAGGAGCAGACGGCGTGGAGGCTGATACGCATCAacgcagcgtgtgtgtgtgtcctcagccGCAAGTCCTGGAGGCACTGACCTCTCACCCCTAGGACTATGGacccatatatacacacacacacacaaacaaacaccgaTTGCACAGTCAGACACGTAAACAACCTTGAAACAGCCACTACAGATGTATTGTAGTGTTAGACTCCcctcccacacacagacacactcccacacacagacacactcccacacacagacacactcccacacacaagacacactcccacacacacagacacactcccacacacagacacactcccacacacaagacacactcccacacacacagacacactcccacacacagacacactcccacacacagacacactcccacacacacagacacactcccacacacagacacactcccacacacacagacacactcccacacacagacacactcccacacacagacacactcccacacacaagacacactcccacacacacagacacactcccacacacagacacactcccacacacaagacacactcccacacacacagacacactcccacacacagacacactcccacacacagacacactcccacacacagacacactcccacacacacagacacactcccacacacacagacacactcccacacacagacacactcccacacacacagacacactcccacacacagacacactcccacacacaagacacactcccacacacacagacacactcccacacacagacacactcccacacacaagacacactcccacacacacagacacactcccacacacagacacactcccacacacaagacacactcccacacacacagacacactcccacacacagacacactcccacacacagacacactcccacacacagacacactcccacacacacagacacactcccacacaaacagacacactcccacacacagacacactcccacacacagacacactcccacacacagacactcccacacacagacacactcccctGTATCCGACcagccccttcccctctccttacCCTACCTCAGTCAGATTTCTGGTTCTTCTAACTTATGAGGACTGCATGTCTTATTTATAGTTTATACAGTCGAATATATATTAAATAAGTGTATATATACAGGGCCTTCggtaactattcagaccccatgacttttcaacattttcttacgttacagccttattcgaaaattaataaaataaaaataaattgctCATCTAACTACACACaacaacccataatgacaaagtgaaaacaggtttgtagacattttttgcaaatgtattaaaattcacaacagaaataccttatttacataagtattcataccctttgttatgagaccaccaagactcttcctagagctggtcgcctggCCTAActaagcaatcaggggagaagggccttggtcagggaggtgaccaacaacccgatggtcactctgacagagctctagagttccacatgtggagatgggagaaccttccagaaggacacccatctctgcagcactccaccaaccaggcctttatggtagagtggtcagacggaagccactactcagtaaaaggcacatgacatcccgcttagagtttgccaagaggcacctaaagactctcagaccataagaaacaagattctctggtctgatgaaaccaagattcaactctttgccctgaatgtcaagcgtcatgtcttgaggaaacctggcaccatccctaaggtgaaacgtggtggcatcatcatgctgtggggatgtttttcagcagcagggactgggagactagtcaggatcaagggaaagatgaacagagcaaagtaaagagagatcctaGATGAAGCTCCGGAGCgctgaggacctcagactggggcgaaggttcaccttccaacaggattacgaccctaagcacaagtaaagggtctgaaaacttacttaaatgtgatttatttttatttaatttttttaatataaattagcaacaatttctaaaaaccgattttctctttgtcattacggggtattgtgtgtagattgatgagggggaaaacgatttaatacattttagtgtaaggctgtaaggtaacaacatgtggaaaaagtcaaggggtctgaataccatcCGAAGGCCCTGTACATCATGAATTCAACTTTTTGTTGCTGTTGATGATGATGCTGTTATTTATTAAACACTTCAGTACATGCCTGTCTCCTGCCTCCTGtctcctgcctcctgcctcctgtctcctgtctcctgcctcctgtctcctgtctcctgcctcctgtctcctgcctcctgtctcctgcctcctgtctcctgtctcctgcctcctgtctcctgcctcctgtctcctgtctcctgcctcctgtctcctgcctcctgtctcctgcctcctgtctcctgcctcctgcctcctgtctcctgtctcctgcctcctgtctcctgcctcctgtctcctgtctcctgcctcctgtctcctgtctcctgcctcctgcctcctgtctcctgtctcctgcctcctgtctcctgcctcctgtctcctgcctcctgtctcctgtctcctgtctcctgcctcctgcctcctgtctcctgtctcctgcctcctgcctcctgcctcctgtctcctgcctcctgtctcctgtctcctgtctcctgcctcctgtctcctgtctcctgtctcctgtctcctgcctcctgtctcctgtctcctgcctcctgcctcctgcctcctgtctcctgtctcctgcctcctgtctcctgcctcctgcctcctgtctcctgtctcctgcctcctgcctcctgcctcctgtctcctgtctcctgtctcctgtctcctgtctcctgtctcctgcctcctgcctcctgcctcctgtctcctgtctcctgcctcCTGTCTCCTGACTCCTGTCTTCTGTCACATGGATTACGGGATACGGATGATCTCTATTAATACCATGTgtggtgtgaatgtgtgtgcatgcgtgtgtgtcagAGAGGTGGAATCTCACCCTGGCCGTGTTGACCCGGCATAATACACACAACTTCCAGGAGAGATGGGATCACCAAGTTGCTCCTAGAACACCGGTATACCTGTCACCTTGGAGACCTTGGAGCACTGGGGGTGTACGGAGCCTTCCGGAATGGTGTTGGGAATGACGTAATGTCAGAGCTGTCACTGATGGTCAGCGAGGCTTcacagaggaagaaggggaggagcaTCAGCCTcattgaatttcataaaaatttaaatagtgaaacattaaaaaatatatcctttttagataaaacaataCTGAATATATTCACGTCAGCAGATAATTGATTAAAACAGACTGTTTtgtaatgaaggtctacagtagtctcaacagcactctgtagggaagcaccatggtgtagccggaggacagctagcttccatcctcctctgggtacattgacttcaataacaaacctaggaggctcttagttctcacccccttccattgacttacacagtaattgtgACAACTTCATAaactccaacctatcagagtttTTGCagcatgaatatatatatatgttgttcacccaatcaaaggatcagatttTGAGTCTAGTACTAATCAGGGGTAttttcattccgccgattctgttacAGACCATTTTTTCCAATTTTCAACAAAAAttacattcccaaatctaactgcctgtagctcaggacctgaagcaaggatatgtatattattgataccatctgaaaataaacactttgaagtttgtggaaatgtgaaattaatgtaggagaatttaacacattagatctggtaaaagataatacatgggaaaaaaactgttttttttgtacCATTATCTTTGTAGGAAAAAGgaaaaccgcacactgctcttgatagtatcactaatCTTTAATAAGCTACCGTCTCGGCCTCACAGCCTTCTCCAGAGCTCCTGACGatggccgtgaggccgatactgttgccatgcacctgcaaataagattgctcagatgtgcgagtgccttttgaattttgtaccatcatctttgaaatgcaagagaaagaccataatgtattattccagcccaggtgcaatttagatttcggccactagatggcagcagcatttgcgcaaaattttagactgatccaatgaaccattgcatttctgttcaaaaggttgtatcaagactgcccaaatgtgcctaattggttaatTAATAatttttcaagttcataactgtgcactctcctcaaacaatagcatggtattatttcactgtcatagctactgtaaatttgacagtgtagttagattaacaagagttTAAACATTCTGCCAATattagatatgtctatgtcctgggaaatgttcttgttacttacaacctcatgctaatcacattagttcACATTAGCTCAACTGTCTTGCGGGTGGGACACCAATCTGTAGAGATATGTAAGAGGTTTTAAACGTAAGCTAACAGAACAGAAATCAGGGAGGATCGACCTGGTTGGTATTGTTCTCCAGGCTGGATCACAACAGGCAAATCAAATCAGGGAGGATCGACCtggttggtaatgttctccagGCTGGATCACAACAGGCAAATCAAATCAGGGAGGATCGACCtggttggtaatgttctccagGCTGGATCACAACAGGCAAATCAAATCAGGGAGGATCGACCtggttggtaatgttctccagGCTGGATCACAACAGGCAAATCAAATCAGGAAGGATCGACCtggttggtaatgttctccagGCTGGATCACAACAGGCAAATCAAATCAGGGAGGATCGACCtggttggtaatgttctccagGCTGGATCACAACAGGCAAATCAAATCAGGGAGGATCGACCtggttggtaatgttctccagGCTGGATCACAACAGGCAAATCAAATCAGGGAGGATCGACCtggttggtaatgttctccagGCTGGATCACAACAGGCAAATCAAATCAGTGAGGGATTGACCtggttggtaatgttctccagGCTGGATCACAATAGGCAAATCAAATCAGGGAGGATCGACCtggttggtaatgttctccagGCTGGATCACAACAGGCAAATCAAATCAGGGAGGATCGACCtggttggtaatgttctccagGCTGGATCACAACAGGCAAATCAAATCAGGGAGGATCGACCtggttggtaatgttctccagGCTGGATCACAACAGGCaatgactgggagtcccatacggcggcgcacaattggcccagcgtcgtctgtgtttggccggtgtaggccgtcattgtaaatcagaatttgttcttaaactgacttgcctagttaaataaaggttcaatttaaaaaatatatgtaaaaaaacatttaatttgtAGTCGAGGTTgtaacaacctcatgatgggtataggacTAGTTTAAGTATTAAGTTTAAGTATTAAGTGTAGTATCTAAGCCTATCATGTAGTATGTAAGCCTATCAtgtatctaaacctatcatgttgtatctaaacctatcatgtagtaCCTAAACCTATCACGTACAATCTAACCTATCATGTAGTATCTAAGCCTAAAATGTAGGATCTAAACCTATAATGTAGGATCTAAACCTAGCATCTAATACCTAAATCTATCATGTAGTATCTAAACATATCATGTagtatctaaacctatcatgttgtatctaaacctatcatgtagtacctaaacctatcatgttgtatctaaacctatcatgtagtatctaaacctatcatgtagtacctaaacctatcatgtagtatctaaacctatcatgtagtaCCTAAACCTATCATGTATAATCTAACCTATCATGTagtatctaaacctatcatgtagtaTCTAAACCTAGCATCTAATACCTAAATATATCATGTAGTACctaaacctatcatgtagtatctaaacctatcatgtagtaCCTAAACCTATAATGTAGGATCTAAACCTATAATGTAGTAtctaaacctagcatctagtacctaaacctatcatgtagtaTCTAAACATATCATGTATAATCTAACCTATCACGTAGTATCTAAACCTATAATGTAGGAtctaaacctagcatctagtacctaaacctatcatgtagtaTCTAAACATATCATGTATAATCTAACCTATCACGTAGTATCTAAACCATAATGTAGTATCTAAACATATCATGTATAATCTAACCTATCACGTAGTATCTAAACCTATAATGTAGGAtctaaacctagcatctagtacctaaacctatcatgtaggatctaaacctagcatctagtacctaaacctatcatgtagtaTCTAAACATATCATGTATAGTCTAACCTATCATGTAGTATCTAAACCATAATGTAGGAtctaaacctagcatctagtacctaaacctatcatgtagtaTCTAAACATATCAagtatctaaacctatcatgttTCTAAACCTACCATGTCGTCTCTAAACCTATcatgtatataaatatatcatTTATCTAAACCTAACATGTTGTATCTAAACCTGTCATGTtgtatctaaacctatcatgtatctaaacctatcatgtatCTAAATCTATCATGTATATAAATCTATCATGTATCTAAACCTATCCTGTagtatctaaacctatcatgtagtatctaaacctatcatgtatctaaacctatcatgtatCTAAATCTATCATGTATATAAATCTATCATGTATCTAAACCTATCAGGTAGTATGTACATTTTTCATGTAGTACCTAAACCTATCAtgtatctaaacctatcatgttGTTTCTAAACATATCATGTATTTAAACCAACCGTGTAGTATCTAAATCTATCATGTAGTACCTAATCCTATCATGTATCTAAACCTATCATATtgtatctaaacctatcatgtgGTATCTAAATCTATCATGTAGTACCTAATCCTATCATGTATCTAAACCTATCATATtgtatctaaacctatcatgtgGTATCTAAATCTATCATGTAGTACCTAATCCTATCATGTATCTAAACCTATCATATtgtatctaaacctatcatgtagtaTCTAAATCTATCATGTAGTACCTAATCCTATCAtgtatctaaacctatcatgtagtatctaaacctatcatgtagtaTCTAAATCTATCATGTAGTACCTAATCCTATCAtgtatctaaacctatcatgtagtatctaaacctatcatgtagtaTCTAAATCTATCAtgtatctaaacctatcatgttGTTTCTAAACATATCATGTATTTAAACCAACCGTGAATATTCTAAATCTATCATGTAGTACCTAATCCTATCAtgtatctaaacctatcatgtatctaaacctatcatattgtatctaaacctatcatgtggtatctaaacctatcatgtagtatctaaacctatcatgtcgtatctaaacctatcatgtatctaaacctatcatgtagtatccaaatcTATCTTTTCGTATCTAAACTTATCAtgtatctaaacctatcatgtagtatctaaacctatcatgtatCTAAACCTAGCATGTAGTACTTAAACCTATCAtgtatctaaacctatcatgtatctaaacctatcatgttgtatctaaacctatcatgtcgtatctaaacctatcatgtatctaaacctatcatgtagtatctaaacctatcatgtatCTAAATCTAGCATTTAGTATCTTTTCATATCAtgtatctaaacctatcatgtagtaTCTAAACAAATCATGTAGTACCTAAACCTATCATGTAGCATCTAAACCTATCATATAGTACCTACACCTACCATGTATCTAAAATATCATGTATAATCTAACCTATCATGAAGTATCCAAACCTATCATGTATCTAAAAATATCATGTGGTATCTAAACCTATCATGATtctaaacctatcatgtagtTTCTAAACCTACCATGTAGTATCAAATCATATCATGTATCTAATCCTATCATGTAGTTTTTAAACCTATCACATATCTAAACCTAGCATTTAGTATCTAAACATATCATGTAGTATCTAAATCTATCATGTAGTATCTAAACCTTTCATTTAGTATCTAAACCAATGATGTagtatctaaacctatcatgtagtaCCTAAACCTATCATTTATCTAAACTTAGCATTTAGAATCTAAACCTATCTTGTATCTAAACCTAGCATGTAGTATCTAAAACTATCATGTATCTAAACCTAGCATGTAGTATCTAAATCTATCAtgtatctaaacctatcatgtagtaTCTTAACCTTTAGTGTAGCATCTAAACCTATTATGTAGTAGCTAGATCTATCATGTagtatctaaacctatcatgtatCTAAACCCATCATGCAGTATCTTAACCTTTAGTGTAGCATCTAAACCTATTATGTAGTAGCTAGATCTATCATGTAGTACCTAAACCTATCATGAAGTATCTAAGCCTGTCGTGTATCTAAcctatcatgtagtatccaaaccTATCATGTAGTATCTTAACCTTTAATGTAGcatctaaacctatcatgtagtaACTAGATCTATCATGTATAATCTAACCTATCATGTAGTACCTAAACATATCATGTagtatctaaacctatcatgtagtatctaaacctatcatgtagtaCCTAAACCTATCGTGTAGTACATAAACCTATCATGTAGTACCTTAACCTATCATGTAGTACctaaacctatcatgtagtacctaaacctatcatgtagtacctaaacctatcatgtagtaTCTAAACCTATAATGTagtatctaaacctatcatgtagtatctaaacctatcatgtagtaCCTAAACCTATCGTGTAGTACctaaacctatcatgtagtatctaaacctatcatgtagtaCCTAAATCTATCATGTagtatctaaacctatcatgtagtaCCTAAATCTATCATGTAGTACctaaacctatcatgtagtacctaaacctatcatgtagtatctaaacctatcatgtagtatctaaacctatcatgtagtatctaaacctatcatgtcgtatctaaacctatcatgtatctaaacctatcatgtagtatccaaaccTACCTTTTCgtatctaaacctatcatgtatctaaacctatcatgtagtatctaaacctatcatgtatCTAAACCTAGCATGTAGTACCTAAACCTATCATGTATCTAAACCTATAA
This window of the Oncorhynchus clarkii lewisi isolate Uvic-CL-2024 chromosome 16, UVic_Ocla_1.0, whole genome shotgun sequence genome carries:
- the LOC139367802 gene encoding nerve growth factor-like, which encodes MRSLLLVLLLIGIQAVLNMEGALGPVAANHSTEHHTAANGRAEQHTAANGRTEHHTAANGRAELQRTARLSVSPQQEQPAADRDTQQRPSRTRQAHRPASLPQDRSSSLGHSETDSSSSPSIPEVDPKLFSKRKYRTSSRVVFSDVPPSHHTLGGETGDEEEGVMGGGVRVRRRAGGQPMHRGEYSVCDSISVWLGNLTKATDIAGNEVEVLPEVKIDNVRKRQFFYETTCRVATPPGGGAGAGGGASGGISKAGCRGIDSRHWNSYCTNTHTYVRALTKFKEQTAWRLIRINAACVCVLSRKSWRH